The following proteins are co-located in the Bacillus mesophilus genome:
- a CDS encoding P1 family peptidase yields MKKYKTKDFHINIGKLQSGPTNSITDVHGVKVGHTTISEGDIQTGVTAVLPHSGNLFQEKVIGSIHTINGFGKTAGSIQLEELGTIETPIILTNTLAVGAGLQGAIDYTLANNPSIGRTTGTVNAIVCECNDMIINDIRTSSVTKEHVLQAIDSATPEFEEGNIGAGTGMVCFGLKGGIGSSSRMVNLGERSFTVGVMVLTNFGKMEHLTIAGKHVGPVVKHLHPQKHQEDVRDKGSIIILVATDLPVNERQLKRVLKRTAVGLSKTGSYIGHGSGDIVLGFTTAHKILHESSTFFSSQETVQDYALDPVFEATADATEEAILNSLLSSENTKGRNNQTVYSLRSFINDIL; encoded by the coding sequence ATGAAGAAGTATAAAACAAAGGATTTCCACATTAACATTGGCAAGCTCCAGAGTGGTCCCACCAATTCTATTACAGATGTCCATGGTGTTAAAGTTGGACATACTACGATTTCAGAGGGCGATATTCAAACTGGAGTTACAGCTGTATTACCCCATTCCGGAAATCTTTTTCAAGAAAAAGTAATTGGCTCTATACATACCATTAATGGTTTTGGTAAAACAGCAGGGTCCATTCAGCTTGAAGAGCTAGGGACAATTGAAACACCAATCATCCTGACGAATACTTTAGCAGTCGGGGCAGGTCTTCAAGGCGCTATAGACTACACGCTTGCTAACAATCCCTCAATTGGGCGAACAACTGGAACAGTCAATGCAATTGTCTGTGAATGTAATGATATGATCATTAATGACATTCGGACTAGCTCCGTAACGAAAGAACATGTTTTACAGGCGATTGATTCAGCCACTCCCGAGTTTGAGGAAGGGAATATTGGTGCCGGTACCGGAATGGTTTGTTTCGGATTAAAGGGTGGTATTGGATCCTCTTCAAGAATGGTTAACTTAGGAGAGCGTTCTTTTACTGTTGGTGTAATGGTTTTAACCAATTTCGGAAAGATGGAGCATTTAACAATTGCCGGAAAGCATGTCGGTCCAGTGGTAAAACATTTACATCCGCAAAAACATCAGGAAGATGTAAGGGACAAAGGTTCTATTATTATCTTGGTGGCAACTGATCTACCGGTAAATGAAAGGCAGCTTAAGAGAGTATTAAAAAGAACGGCGGTTGGATTAAGCAAGACGGGTTCTTATATCGGTCATGGAAGCGGTGATATTGTCCTTGGTTTTACCACCGCACATAAAATCTTGCATGAGAGCTCAACTTTCTTCTCTTCTCAGGAAACGGTACAAGATTATGCCTTAGATCCAGTGTTCGAGGCAACTGCAGATGCTACAGAGGAAGCAATCCTTAATTCACTATTATCATCGGAAAATACAAAGGGTCGGAATAATCAGACTGTTTATTCTTTACGTTCCTTTATAAATGATATATTGTAG
- a CDS encoding GNAT family N-acetyltransferase: MWRLSPSLEKKVLIFFAVKESEQGKGLGRHLLKIALHWLFTIKKIDSITLCVESLNKQAIHLYKKVGFKVVHELRYFTKNVLE, encoded by the coding sequence ATGTGGAGGCTGAGCCCGAGTTTGGAGAAGAAAGTATTGATTTTTTTTGCGGTAAAAGAATCCGAACAAGGAAAAGGACTTGGTAGGCATTTATTGAAAATCGCGTTACACTGGCTATTTACTATCAAAAAGATTGATTCTATTACCCTTTGTGTGGAATCACTAAATAAACAGGCAATTCATCTTTACAAAAAGGTAGGGTTTAAAGTAGTCCATGAATTAAGATATTTTACGAAGAATGTATTAGAATAA
- a CDS encoding DUF2535 family protein: MLLKSLEFTHQSGQKVKVTEIPVWEEDNLFTLKIRFRLETFITKISTDSTPKKIYSFRDHLKKTLKWHEYTEIYKIDILKNNA; this comes from the coding sequence TTGCTACTTAAGAGTCTAGAATTTACTCATCAAAGTGGTCAGAAGGTCAAAGTCACAGAAATTCCAGTATGGGAGGAAGATAATCTTTTTACGCTAAAGATTAGGTTTAGACTTGAGACATTCATAACGAAGATTAGTACAGACTCAACTCCAAAAAAAATCTACTCATTTAGAGACCATTTGAAGAAGACTTTAAAATGGCATGAGTACACAGAAATCTACAAAATTGATATTTTAAAAAACAATGCGTAA
- a CDS encoding SCO family protein, producing MMGLFFSLLLIVSGCGGNGLEVPSDATTVENFTFTNQNGEEYGLEQLKGKVWVADFIFTNCDTVCPPLTANMSKLQDMAKEKGLEVEFVSFSVDPENDTPEKLLTFGEQFDADFTNWNFLTGYSQSDIEAFAPKSFAAIVQKPKSDDQVIHGLRFYIVNQDGIVVSSYNGLENPPYEQMLDDISKLQ from the coding sequence ATGATGGGCCTTTTTTTCTCACTTTTACTGATCGTATCAGGGTGTGGGGGAAATGGACTAGAAGTACCAAGTGATGCAACAACTGTGGAAAATTTTACTTTTACAAATCAAAATGGTGAGGAATATGGGTTAGAACAATTAAAAGGTAAAGTCTGGGTGGCTGACTTTATATTTACAAATTGTGATACGGTTTGTCCTCCATTAACCGCAAATATGTCTAAGCTTCAAGACATGGCAAAGGAGAAAGGTCTTGAGGTAGAGTTTGTGTCATTTAGTGTAGATCCAGAAAACGACACACCAGAAAAACTGTTAACATTTGGAGAACAGTTCGATGCTGATTTTACTAATTGGAATTTCCTTACAGGTTATTCTCAGAGTGACATAGAAGCTTTTGCACCAAAAAGCTTTGCTGCTATTGTTCAAAAGCCAAAATCAGATGACCAGGTCATTCATGGACTACGATTCTATATTGTCAATCAAGATGGAATTGTTGTAAGTAGCTACAACGGGTTAGAAAACCCTCCTTATGAACAAATGCTAGATGACATCTCAAAACTGCAATAA
- a CDS encoding M3 family oligoendopeptidase, whose translation MSTIYKQKHDLQDLPGIQSKLESFVQFQFESVKDVEDWLKDLSVFFDEIQEILSGHYIEFQARNQDETAKRNFEYDQEKIEPLLKTYMARLDEKLMNSDYKDMLDQEQYGRLLRSKENAIKLFREDNISLEVVEDRLATRYFELTGGLTSEWDGEEKTIPELFPYLEDPNRDTRKEAFEKIFTSLVSVENELQEIMDELIKIRKKKAMNSDLNNYRDFMFMEYERFDYSAEDCKVLAESIREHVLPVVKRIEEKKKIELGVDALRPYDLKAVPAERKPLKPFSTRDELVERTARALGELDPRFAELVALMNESGMLDLETRKNKSPGGFCTSLPVSELSFIFMNASHTHDDMLTLFHEMGHCIHNDMKRNLPLSYDRDTPMESSELASMTMELLTMDQWHYFYSKEEQKQAKLDMLRRIVTFLPDGIRVDQFQHWMYENPDHTPDERMEKYAELSKGLSSHVVDWSGYEDARMKEWLFVLHIFEVPFYYVEYVIAQLGALQMYKKYKEDPVGTLKRYKKALSLGNTKSLYEVYEAAGIRFDFSGAMIKDLMEFVENEINELEKMKV comes from the coding sequence ATGAGTACCATTTATAAACAAAAACATGATTTGCAAGACTTACCGGGAATACAATCGAAATTGGAGAGCTTTGTTCAATTTCAATTCGAATCAGTAAAAGATGTTGAGGATTGGTTAAAGGATCTTTCTGTATTTTTTGATGAAATACAAGAAATTCTCAGCGGTCATTATATTGAATTTCAAGCACGCAATCAAGATGAAACAGCGAAACGGAATTTTGAGTATGATCAGGAAAAGATTGAACCTTTATTAAAAACTTATATGGCTCGTCTTGACGAAAAGCTAATGAACTCAGACTATAAAGACATGCTAGATCAAGAGCAATATGGACGGTTATTGCGTAGTAAAGAAAATGCGATCAAGCTTTTTAGAGAAGACAATATCAGCCTAGAAGTAGTTGAGGACCGTCTAGCTACTCGTTATTTTGAATTAACAGGTGGATTAACATCTGAATGGGACGGAGAAGAAAAGACAATTCCTGAATTATTTCCTTACCTGGAGGATCCAAACAGGGATACAAGAAAAGAAGCTTTTGAGAAAATTTTCACCTCGTTGGTATCGGTTGAAAATGAGCTTCAAGAAATCATGGATGAATTAATAAAGATCCGTAAAAAGAAAGCAATGAACTCAGACCTCAACAATTATCGTGATTTCATGTTTATGGAGTATGAAAGATTTGATTATTCGGCAGAAGACTGTAAGGTACTAGCCGAATCAATCCGTGAACATGTATTACCAGTAGTAAAGCGAATAGAGGAAAAGAAGAAGATTGAACTGGGGGTGGATGCGCTAAGGCCCTATGATCTTAAAGCTGTCCCAGCAGAGCGGAAGCCTCTTAAGCCCTTTTCTACACGAGATGAGTTAGTTGAACGAACAGCAAGGGCATTGGGTGAACTGGATCCAAGGTTTGCCGAACTCGTTGCTCTAATGAATGAAAGCGGTATGTTAGATCTAGAGACACGTAAGAATAAGTCACCAGGTGGGTTCTGTACATCACTACCTGTATCTGAGCTTTCTTTCATATTCATGAATGCTTCTCATACCCATGATGATATGTTAACGCTCTTCCATGAAATGGGGCACTGCATACATAACGATATGAAGCGTAACCTTCCACTTTCATATGACAGAGATACCCCAATGGAATCATCTGAACTAGCAAGTATGACAATGGAATTATTGACCATGGATCAATGGCATTATTTCTACTCAAAAGAAGAGCAGAAGCAAGCAAAGCTCGACATGTTAAGAAGAATTGTTACGTTCCTACCTGACGGAATCCGAGTTGATCAGTTTCAGCATTGGATGTACGAAAATCCAGATCATACTCCAGACGAACGTATGGAGAAATATGCTGAGCTATCGAAAGGCTTATCCTCTCATGTAGTTGATTGGAGTGGTTACGAGGATGCACGTATGAAGGAGTGGCTATTTGTTCTTCATATTTTTGAAGTACCGTTTTACTATGTGGAATATGTAATTGCACAGTTGGGTGCACTTCAAATGTACAAAAAGTATAAGGAAGATCCGGTCGGAACTCTTAAGCGATATAAAAAAGCTCTATCTCTAGGTAATACTAAGTCTTTATATGAGGTCTATGAGGCAGCAGGCATTCGTTTCGATTTTTCTGGAGCGATGATCAAAGACTTAATGGAGTTTGTAGAAAATGAAATAAATGAGCTTGAGAAGATGAAGGTGTAG
- a CDS encoding undecaprenyl-diphosphate phosphatase translates to MTKIEAFILGLIQGFTEFLPISSTGHLFIGRHLFGLDEAGLFLDTMLHVGTLVAILVVYKHEFIYILKNPISKRTFLLIVGTIPAVVIGLAFKDYFEEISETGVTIGWEFLVTGLFLWFADNIKNGYKKMDDISYTDAFFIGTFQAAAILPAISRSGLTIVAALIRKLDRETAAYFSFLLSTPAIAGAVVLQSFDLYSGSVENISLPALGVALASSAFFGYIAVKWMISYLKKHSLKVFAVYVWALGLLVISLQWAGIF, encoded by the coding sequence ATGACTAAAATTGAAGCATTTATATTGGGGCTTATTCAAGGATTTACTGAGTTTTTACCGATTAGTAGTACGGGCCATTTATTTATCGGACGACATTTATTTGGTTTAGATGAGGCAGGACTCTTCTTGGATACGATGCTACACGTAGGAACTCTTGTTGCAATATTAGTAGTGTATAAGCATGAATTTATTTATATATTAAAAAATCCTATTAGTAAGCGTACGTTTCTATTAATTGTTGGTACCATTCCAGCTGTCGTTATTGGCTTAGCTTTTAAGGACTACTTCGAGGAGATTTCGGAAACAGGTGTTACGATTGGTTGGGAGTTTCTAGTGACGGGATTATTTCTATGGTTTGCTGATAATATTAAAAATGGATATAAAAAAATGGACGATATCTCCTATACAGATGCTTTTTTCATTGGTACCTTCCAGGCGGCAGCTATCTTACCGGCTATTTCTAGATCGGGGCTAACGATTGTAGCTGCTTTAATTCGGAAACTAGATCGTGAAACAGCCGCTTACTTTTCCTTCTTATTATCAACTCCAGCAATTGCCGGAGCGGTTGTGTTACAATCTTTTGATTTGTATAGCGGGTCAGTTGAGAATATAAGTTTACCAGCGTTAGGAGTGGCATTAGCATCATCCGCCTTTTTCGGTTATATCGCAGTCAAATGGATGATCTCTTATTTAAAAAAGCATTCCTTAAAGGTGTTTGCAGTATATGTATGGGCTTTAGGTCTTCTTGTAATCAGTTTACAATGGGCTGGTATTTTCTAA
- a CDS encoding dihydrofolate reductase, whose translation MISYIVAMDENQVIGRNNELPWHLPADLAYFKRVTMGKPIIMGRKTHESIGRALPGRENIIVTRNESYQSAGCRVVHSMDEVRELENEMDEELFVIGGAELFKELLPVTDRLYITHIHHEFQGDTFFPSIDWENWVVLERELGIKDEKNPYDFEYVLYERKK comes from the coding sequence ATGATTTCATACATCGTTGCTATGGATGAAAATCAAGTAATCGGACGAAACAATGAATTACCATGGCATCTTCCGGCTGATTTAGCTTATTTTAAAAGAGTAACCATGGGTAAGCCGATTATTATGGGTAGAAAAACACATGAATCAATAGGACGAGCTTTACCTGGAAGAGAAAACATTATTGTGACTAGAAATGAGAGCTATCAGTCAGCAGGTTGTAGAGTTGTTCATAGTATGGATGAGGTAAGAGAGTTAGAAAATGAAATGGATGAGGAATTGTTTGTTATCGGTGGTGCAGAACTATTTAAAGAGCTTCTACCTGTCACAGATCGTCTTTACATCACACATATTCATCACGAGTTTCAGGGAGATACGTTCTTTCCAAGTATAGATTGGGAGAATTGGGTCGTACTTGAAAGGGAACTTGGAATAAAGGATGAAAAAAATCCTTATGACTTCGAGTATGTGTTGTATGAAAGAAAAAAGTAG
- the trhA gene encoding PAQR family membrane homeostasis protein TrhA: MATTHTFTKGEEIANSITHGIGGLLSIAGLVILIVFSSLYGTAWHVVSFTLFGSTMVLLYTASTLVHSFPPGKVKDFFEIMDHSSIYFFIAGTYTPFLFIAVKGWLGWTLFGVVWGLAIGGTIFKAFFVKKYLHMSTLLYILLGWMIVFAWKPLSENLPANGLTLLVVGGVLYTLGAIFYVWRGFRYHHAIWHIFVIGGSAAHFFAVLFYLLP, from the coding sequence ATGGCTACAACACACACCTTCACTAAAGGCGAGGAAATTGCAAACTCCATTACACATGGCATTGGAGGATTGCTTAGTATTGCTGGCCTTGTTATATTAATCGTATTTTCATCGTTATATGGAACAGCTTGGCATGTTGTTAGCTTTACTTTATTTGGTTCAACAATGGTACTCTTATATACAGCTTCAACTCTGGTTCACAGCTTTCCTCCGGGGAAAGTTAAGGATTTCTTTGAAATTATGGATCATTCTTCCATATACTTTTTTATCGCTGGTACCTATACTCCGTTCTTATTTATTGCAGTTAAAGGTTGGCTAGGCTGGACTTTATTTGGAGTTGTGTGGGGATTAGCAATAGGTGGTACAATCTTCAAAGCGTTTTTCGTCAAAAAATATCTTCACATGTCTACTTTACTTTATATATTACTTGGTTGGATGATTGTGTTTGCTTGGAAACCTTTATCGGAAAATCTTCCAGCTAATGGTCTTACCTTACTTGTTGTTGGAGGAGTCCTATACACACTTGGAGCTATTTTCTACGTATGGAGAGGTTTTAGATACCACCATGCCATTTGGCATATTTTTGTTATAGGTGGCTCTGCTGCTCACTTCTTTGCCGTATTGTTCTATTTATTACCTTAA
- a CDS encoding YjcZ family sporulation protein, which translates to MHGYGYGHDCFPGYGYGVPATGNNFALIVVLFILLIIIGASYVS; encoded by the coding sequence ATGCACGGTTACGGTTATGGTCACGATTGCTTTCCAGGATATGGTTATGGAGTACCAGCTACAGGTAATAACTTTGCGCTGATTGTTGTATTGTTTATCTTATTAATTATCATCGGCGCTTCTTATGTATCTTAA
- a CDS encoding aminotransferase class IV, translating into MEIAYYKDQFLTDVNEGIVPIQERGHQFGDGIYEVVRVYNKKPFMLEDHLDRFELSANAISLTLPHTREQLKEIILEGIRRSGEDSVDVYFQVTRGIAPRLHLYPDTPAVLSMVVKPSKSLDESKKRNGIAVLLMDDERWANCYIKSLNLLPNVMAKQAAVQKGCDEAILVKEGYVTEGSSSNLFVVKNGTLYTTPATKQILHGITRKAVFTLAERLNILVKEEKFTPEFLLNADEAFITSTTSEVLPINKVDEHNLPTHFSITHQLQNEFSTLY; encoded by the coding sequence ATGGAGATTGCTTATTATAAAGATCAATTTCTAACAGATGTTAATGAAGGAATTGTTCCCATACAAGAACGTGGTCATCAATTTGGTGATGGCATTTATGAGGTTGTCAGAGTATATAATAAAAAGCCATTTATGCTTGAAGATCATCTTGACCGATTTGAGCTTAGCGCGAATGCGATTTCACTTACGTTACCTCATACTCGAGAGCAACTAAAAGAAATTATTTTAGAGGGAATTCGACGCTCTGGTGAGGATTCTGTTGATGTTTACTTTCAAGTAACAAGAGGAATCGCACCAAGATTACATTTATACCCTGACACACCGGCTGTTTTATCAATGGTAGTTAAACCATCCAAATCACTTGATGAAAGCAAAAAAAGAAACGGTATAGCGGTTCTTCTAATGGATGATGAGCGATGGGCCAACTGTTATATCAAATCCTTAAACCTACTTCCTAATGTCATGGCAAAGCAAGCAGCAGTTCAAAAGGGATGCGATGAAGCCATTCTTGTAAAAGAGGGATATGTTACAGAAGGATCTAGTAGTAATCTATTTGTCGTAAAGAATGGAACCTTATATACGACCCCTGCTACCAAGCAAATTCTTCATGGAATTACCAGAAAGGCTGTTTTTACCTTGGCTGAAAGATTAAACATTTTAGTGAAGGAAGAAAAATTCACACCTGAATTTTTACTGAATGCAGATGAGGCGTTTATCACAAGCACAACTTCTGAGGTATTACCGATTAATAAAGTAGACGAGCACAATCTGCCAACACACTTTTCTATTACACACCAGCTTCAAAATGAATTTTCGACTCTATATTAA
- a CDS encoding SDR family oxidoreductase has translation MNILVLGGTKFLGRHLVEESLRRGHEVTIFTRGKTNADLFPEVEHLIGDRDGNLSSLIGRKWDAVIDTSGYVPRVVGQSTAILASATSVYTFISSISVYKDFSTPGLTEDAEVLKLEDETVEEVTGETYGALKALCEEEVKKTFPDRHLIIRPGLIVGPHDPTDRFTYWPSRVGNGGEVLAPDDPNTPVQIIDVRDLASFIVQQLENKAVGTYHVTGPDEKLTLGELLEQTKHELNAQTTFTWVPKSFLDQHDIKMWIDMPLYIPLGIGMDGFSAVNLDKSLGDGLSLRPIRETIVDTFKWSQTRDEQYTMQAGITKNKEQELLETWQKEKQMNIAPN, from the coding sequence ATGAATATTCTCGTATTAGGCGGGACAAAGTTTCTTGGGAGGCATCTTGTTGAAGAATCACTACGTCGTGGACATGAGGTGACCATTTTTACTAGAGGAAAAACAAATGCTGATCTGTTTCCAGAGGTAGAACATTTAATAGGTGATCGGGATGGGAATTTATCTAGTTTAATAGGACGGAAATGGGATGCTGTTATTGATACGAGTGGATATGTTCCAAGAGTAGTAGGACAATCGACTGCCATTTTGGCCTCAGCTACTAGTGTTTATACATTCATTTCTTCCATTTCTGTTTATAAAGATTTCTCTACGCCAGGACTGACTGAGGATGCAGAAGTTTTAAAGCTTGAAGACGAAACAGTGGAAGAAGTCACAGGGGAGACTTATGGCGCATTAAAGGCATTATGTGAAGAAGAGGTTAAGAAGACTTTTCCAGATCGCCATTTGATTATTCGTCCAGGTTTAATTGTTGGACCACATGACCCAACAGATCGTTTTACGTATTGGCCATCTAGAGTTGGAAACGGTGGAGAAGTGTTAGCACCAGATGATCCGAATACACCTGTTCAAATCATTGATGTTCGTGACTTAGCTTCATTTATCGTTCAACAATTAGAAAATAAAGCTGTAGGAACCTATCATGTAACCGGACCTGACGAAAAACTAACACTTGGTGAATTACTAGAACAAACCAAACATGAATTAAACGCTCAAACAACCTTTACTTGGGTACCTAAGAGCTTCTTAGATCAGCATGATATAAAAATGTGGATCGATATGCCACTATATATACCTCTAGGTATAGGGATGGATGGTTTTTCAGCGGTGAACCTTGATAAATCATTAGGTGATGGATTAAGCTTACGGCCTATACGTGAAACAATTGTAGATACTTTTAAATGGTCACAAACTCGTGACGAGCAATATACGATGCAAGCAGGAATAACTAAGAATAAAGAACAAGAGTTATTAGAGACTTGGCAGAAAGAAAAGCAAATGAATATAGCTCCTAATTAA
- a CDS encoding thymidylate synthase produces the protein MKQYLDLGRHILNNGVKKEDRTGTGTISTFGYQMRFDLQEGFPLVTTKKLHLKSIIHELLWFLTGDTNIKYLQENNVRIWNEWADENGDLGPVYGHQWRSWSAQDGTTVDQITNLIQQIKTNPDSRRLIVSAWNVGDVEKMALPPCHCLFQFYVADGKLSCQLYQRSADYFLGIPFNIASYALLTMMIAQVCDLELGEFVHTFGDVHVYTNHLEQVELQLSRDPKPMPTMKINPAVKDIFGFIFDDFVLENYEAHPHIKGVVSV, from the coding sequence ATGAAACAATACTTAGATTTAGGTAGACATATATTAAATAATGGTGTGAAAAAAGAAGATCGTACAGGTACTGGGACAATAAGTACATTTGGATATCAAATGAGATTTGATCTTCAAGAAGGGTTCCCATTAGTAACAACTAAAAAACTCCATTTAAAATCGATTATCCATGAATTACTTTGGTTTTTAACAGGAGATACTAATATAAAATATTTACAAGAAAACAATGTTCGTATTTGGAATGAATGGGCTGACGAAAATGGTGATTTAGGCCCGGTTTATGGTCATCAATGGCGTTCATGGTCTGCACAGGATGGCACGACAGTCGACCAGATAACGAATCTTATTCAGCAAATTAAGACCAACCCAGACTCTAGAAGATTAATTGTAAGTGCATGGAATGTAGGGGATGTGGAGAAGATGGCGCTGCCTCCATGTCATTGTTTATTCCAATTTTATGTTGCTGATGGTAAATTATCGTGTCAGCTATATCAAAGAAGCGCCGATTACTTCTTAGGGATCCCATTCAACATCGCATCGTATGCGCTATTGACTATGATGATTGCCCAGGTTTGTGACTTAGAATTAGGTGAGTTTGTTCATACTTTTGGTGATGTTCATGTTTATACAAATCATTTAGAACAAGTGGAACTTCAACTTTCGAGAGATCCTAAGCCGATGCCTACTATGAAAATTAACCCTGCAGTAAAGGATATCTTTGGGTTCATATTTGATGATTTTGTATTAGAGAATTATGAAGCTCACCCACATATTAAAGGGGTTGTCAGTGTATGA
- a CDS encoding SGNH/GDSL hydrolase family protein translates to MFRLVILLSFAVMLMVMFNSKQNEPLQASANHPYIERKSHILKKVDSSFFPRDLKIVALGDSLTSGFGDQSGNTGYITVLDQMLRAQRGVDQTSVKNYAIGGHRSDQLLNELKRSEVQYSLSKADYIIVTIGGNDVISVAQQNIFDLTNAPFAKGNRDYLINLNQIVSKIKEYNPHAQLYFVGIYNPFASLFSGVPEIEQLIDSWNQSTENVLSSYDHTYFIPVADVFKGKEDQYLFHDYIHPNEAGYKQMANRILTYISHYDLTASYVVAEVEEEEDGY, encoded by the coding sequence TTGTTTAGACTTGTTATACTACTTTCCTTTGCTGTCATGCTTATGGTCATGTTTAATTCAAAACAGAATGAGCCATTACAAGCCTCAGCAAATCATCCTTATATAGAAAGAAAAAGCCACATATTGAAAAAGGTAGATTCTTCGTTTTTCCCTAGAGACTTAAAGATTGTTGCATTGGGAGATTCACTCACATCAGGTTTTGGAGATCAGTCAGGTAACACTGGGTATATCACGGTTCTTGATCAGATGCTGCGAGCACAACGTGGAGTAGACCAAACATCAGTCAAGAATTATGCAATTGGGGGACACCGTTCGGATCAATTGTTGAATGAATTAAAACGTTCAGAGGTACAATATTCACTTAGTAAAGCGGATTATATCATTGTAACTATTGGTGGTAACGATGTTATATCGGTTGCTCAACAAAACATTTTCGATTTAACCAACGCTCCTTTTGCAAAAGGAAATAGGGACTATTTAATCAATTTAAATCAAATTGTTTCTAAGATTAAAGAATACAATCCTCATGCTCAGTTATATTTTGTGGGTATCTACAATCCGTTTGCCTCATTGTTCTCAGGTGTACCTGAAATCGAACAATTAATTGACAGTTGGAATCAGAGTACGGAGAATGTGCTCTCGAGTTATGATCATACCTATTTTATTCCTGTAGCAGATGTGTTCAAAGGAAAAGAAGATCAATATTTGTTTCATGATTATATCCATCCGAATGAAGCGGGCTATAAGCAAATGGCCAATCGTATTTTAACGTATATTTCTCATTACGATCTCACGGCAAGTTATGTGGTAGCAGAAGTGGAAGAAGAGGAAGATGGATATTGA
- a CDS encoding GNAT family N-acetyltransferase, with product MVEVKAIHKENVEQVSRFISELNTIETSHIGYCGKESKEIANTLLHDITDVSFADSFVAAYDHNVLVGILGFDASLEDHIAEIWGPFLKADYLAYATDLWNEMDMLLPPEIHSLHMFPNKKNSHVVELAKRLNSTEHGEQTILTCDRDNLSELEHPVMVELTQNYYAEMIQLHDQAFPGTYYSGEQILARLNTERKVFVLTSDEGLLGYIYVEAEPEFGEESIDFFCGKRIRTRKRTW from the coding sequence TTGGTAGAAGTAAAAGCAATACATAAAGAGAATGTAGAACAAGTATCTAGATTCATATCAGAGCTAAATACTATAGAGACTTCACACATTGGTTATTGTGGAAAAGAAAGTAAAGAGATTGCTAATACTTTATTACATGATATAACCGATGTTTCATTTGCCGATAGCTTTGTTGCTGCCTATGATCATAATGTACTAGTCGGAATTCTAGGTTTTGATGCTTCACTAGAAGATCATATCGCAGAAATTTGGGGCCCCTTCTTAAAGGCAGATTATTTAGCTTATGCTACTGATTTATGGAACGAGATGGACATGTTACTTCCACCTGAAATTCATTCATTACATATGTTCCCAAACAAGAAAAATAGTCATGTAGTAGAACTAGCAAAAAGGCTAAATTCTACAGAACACGGTGAGCAGACCATTCTAACCTGTGATCGAGATAACCTCAGTGAGTTGGAACATCCAGTGATGGTTGAATTAACCCAGAACTATTATGCTGAAATGATACAACTCCATGACCAAGCATTTCCTGGTACTTATTATAGTGGAGAACAAATCTTAGCGCGGCTAAATACTGAGCGAAAAGTATTTGTCCTCACTTCCGATGAAGGTTTATTAGGATATATATATGTGGAGGCTGAGCCCGAGTTTGGAGAAGAAAGTATTGATTTTTTTTGCGGTAAAAGAATCCGAACAAGGAAAAGGACTTGGTAG